The Acidobacteriota bacterium genome has a segment encoding these proteins:
- a CDS encoding C-GCAxxG-C-C family protein codes for MMNNKKIKDFSRRDFLWTLSGLAAAPAVFSQTLVAGQDKPKIPITELFSPEEWERLKKSVMASEIDGYFGHGYSCAEAMLLVALRRLELDEKTVWASAAYGGGLGQKDLCGFLTGGIMAVGMADGKMPLERREAKKLCSAVAKEFWEWWKSEYPLRCECIVIKEEDRAKCRPMGPRVAAELEELLTRFA; via the coding sequence ATGATGAACAACAAAAAGATCAAGGATTTTTCAAGGCGGGATTTTCTTTGGACGTTATCCGGCCTGGCGGCGGCGCCCGCCGTCTTTTCGCAAACCCTCGTCGCCGGGCAGGACAAGCCGAAAATCCCCATCACCGAACTGTTTTCCCCCGAGGAGTGGGAACGCCTGAAAAAGTCGGTCATGGCCTCGGAGATCGACGGCTATTTCGGGCACGGCTATTCCTGCGCCGAGGCCATGCTCCTCGTCGCGCTGCGTCGCCTGGAACTCGACGAAAAGACGGTCTGGGCCTCCGCGGCGTATGGAGGCGGCTTGGGCCAGAAAGACCTCTGCGGATTTTTGACCGGAGGCATAATGGCCGTCGGAATGGCGGACGGGAAAATGCCCCTGGAACGCCGCGAGGCCAAGAAACTCTGTTCCGCCGTCGCCAAGGAATTCTGGGAGTGGTGGAAAAGCGAATATCCCCTGCGCTGCGAGTGCATCGTCATCAAGGAAGAAGACCGGGCAAAATGCCGCCCGATGGGTCCGCGCGTCGCGGCCGAGCTTGAGGAACTTCTGACCCGCTTCGCCTGA
- a CDS encoding M14 family metallopeptidase, whose product MSTQVKLIAVILALLVSIPAAAGADSPPETGELNFHRNHLNDEVVAYLKWVVKTYPHIARLHTIGKSYLGKDLLVLEITHQKNGKPAEKPGFWIDGNLHASEVMGAEVCLKQIDTMVRQYGKDPAITHIVNTRTTYIMPKLNPDGSDHYLTRPDGMRSSVRPYDDDGDGLFDEDPPEDLNGDGHITQMRVRDETGPWKTSPDDPRLLVRAKEDEKGEWRVYSEGIDNDSDGRFNEDGVGGLDINRNWPAQWQQDYLQPRGGLYPLSEPETRAVADFLLAHPNITGVVNHHMAGNFLYRPPSNRIFNPVTGEEEFFPPEDEAVYQMFGNKYSELINKQPVRKVFGRGGPPRHGAIWGVMMDWAYYHFGVISWVPEMGSLHHFCDDDEDGRVTDLERLRWNDTEMDGRIFVDWEPYDHPQLGRIEIGGFISKLWDTEYQRYTNLMTLPHPFYFDLLEKHTQWNLYLIAMSPFVRITDVKVAPGEAGYFKVSASIQNQGFLPSNVTQQAVNNGTAKTVKAVIALNGAELAAGSEAIDLGHLPGNRSEPVTVEWMVRATGKKPAEVVIRSVSEKGGTDTRKVSLMSKSTR is encoded by the coding sequence ATGTCAACCCAAGTCAAACTTATCGCGGTGATCCTGGCTTTGCTGGTTTCAATCCCGGCCGCCGCCGGAGCCGATTCGCCACCGGAGACAGGCGAGCTCAATTTCCATCGCAATCATCTCAACGACGAGGTCGTCGCCTACTTGAAATGGGTCGTGAAAACCTATCCCCACATCGCGCGGCTCCACACGATCGGCAAGAGCTATCTGGGGAAAGATCTTCTCGTCCTGGAAATCACCCATCAAAAAAACGGAAAGCCGGCCGAGAAACCCGGTTTCTGGATCGACGGCAATCTGCACGCCTCCGAAGTCATGGGCGCAGAGGTCTGTCTCAAGCAGATCGACACCATGGTCAGGCAGTACGGAAAAGATCCCGCAATCACCCATATCGTGAACACCCGCACCACTTATATCATGCCCAAGCTCAACCCGGACGGCTCCGATCATTATCTCACCAGGCCCGACGGCATGCGGAGCAGCGTCCGTCCCTATGACGACGACGGCGACGGACTCTTCGATGAAGATCCGCCCGAGGATCTGAACGGAGACGGTCACATCACCCAGATGCGGGTGAGAGACGAGACCGGGCCCTGGAAGACCTCGCCCGATGATCCGCGCCTTCTGGTGCGGGCCAAAGAGGATGAAAAAGGCGAGTGGAGAGTCTACAGCGAAGGCATCGACAACGACAGCGACGGCCGCTTCAACGAGGACGGCGTCGGCGGACTGGACATCAACCGCAACTGGCCGGCCCAATGGCAGCAGGACTATCTTCAGCCGCGGGGCGGACTCTATCCCCTCTCCGAACCGGAAACCCGGGCCGTGGCCGATTTCCTGCTCGCCCACCCCAATATCACGGGCGTCGTCAACCACCACATGGCCGGAAACTTCCTTTACCGGCCGCCGAGCAACCGCATCTTCAATCCCGTAACAGGTGAAGAGGAATTCTTCCCTCCCGAAGACGAGGCCGTCTACCAGATGTTCGGAAACAAGTACAGCGAACTCATCAACAAGCAGCCGGTCCGCAAGGTTTTCGGACGGGGCGGTCCGCCGCGCCACGGCGCCATCTGGGGTGTGATGATGGATTGGGCCTACTATCACTTCGGCGTGATCAGCTGGGTGCCGGAAATGGGATCCCTTCATCACTTCTGTGACGATGACGAAGACGGCCGGGTGACGGATCTCGAGAGACTGCGCTGGAACGACACCGAGATGGACGGCCGGATCTTCGTGGATTGGGAGCCTTACGACCACCCTCAGCTGGGCCGGATCGAAATCGGGGGATTCATCAGCAAGCTCTGGGACACGGAATACCAAAGATACACCAACCTGATGACCCTCCCTCATCCGTTCTATTTCGACCTTCTGGAAAAACATACCCAATGGAATCTCTATCTGATCGCCATGTCGCCGTTCGTCCGGATCACGGACGTCAAGGTCGCCCCGGGAGAGGCCGGCTATTTTAAGGTCTCCGCGTCCATCCAGAACCAGGGTTTCCTTCCCTCCAACGTCACGCAACAGGCCGTCAACAACGGCACGGCCAAAACCGTGAAAGCCGTGATCGCCCTGAACGGCGCTGAACTTGCGGCGGGAAGCGAGGCGATCGACCTCGGCCACCTTCCCGGAAACCGGTCCGAACCCGTCACGGTGGAATGGATGGTCCGGGCGACGGGGAAAAAACCGGCCGAAGTCGTCATCCGGTCCGTTTCCGAAAAAGGCGGAACAGACACCCGAAAGGTGTCCTTGATGTCCAAGTCAACACGTTAA
- a CDS encoding zinc-dependent metalloprotease, whose protein sequence is MAITRPLLSRGLILISVFAVISAVSLPTAAWAVPKIEEKTAGMVKRDGFFPLYWDETAGILWLEIPKLETELLYISALSAGVGSNDIGLDRGQLGGTRLVKFRRVGPQILMVQPNTRFRAAHGDADARRAVEDSFATSILWGFRVAAETRERVLVDATDFLLRDAHGVVHRLRPAVFRLDRSRSAVDMPRTKVFPKNTEMEVTLTFVADGVTTGAGGGFEKGALGYVAPSADAVTVRQRHSLVELPDDGFKPRRFDPRSGFGAISYEDASVPLGEPITQSFIRRHRLEKKDPAADISDPVKPIIYYVDRGAPEPMRTALIEGAAWWNQAFEAAGFRNAFRVELLPEDADSLDVRYNMIQWVHRSTRGWSYGGGVTDPRTGEIIKGHVTICSLRVRQTYLMAEGLLSPYITGDETPPELEAMALARLRQLSAHEVGHAIGFGHNYYESTRGRISVMEYPHPLVTLRDDGTIDLSDAYSEGIGEWDKVAVAWGYRHFPPGVDEDKALDDLIDQARERDLIYLSNQDVDLHPRVDAWANGVDAAEGLVRMMKVRRAALDRFGENAVRRGRPLALIEEALVPLYLHHRYQTEAAISALGGLEYVYAIRGDGRDPMKTPVSAGRQHAALEAVLGTLRPSELALPASILEKLPPRPSGFGRHRELFPRTTGLVFDPLAPALVSADLTVSMILHPERAARLVSQKALDPNLPGLGEAVDRLIEVGFDTRSSNAYEAEIARGTGRVIADRLMVLAATASLPQVRAIVSHRLERLRDRLKRKDGTDDDTAHFRLVSADITRFLERPAESFRMPAFPAAPPGAPIGDPGLRWLSPWDTWIREYLEHENPGRN, encoded by the coding sequence GTGGCCATAACTCGCCCCTTACTCAGCCGAGGACTGATCCTCATTTCCGTTTTTGCCGTGATATCGGCAGTGTCATTGCCGACCGCGGCATGGGCCGTACCCAAAATCGAGGAAAAGACGGCCGGCATGGTGAAACGGGACGGTTTTTTCCCGCTCTACTGGGATGAAACGGCCGGCATACTGTGGCTTGAGATCCCGAAGCTTGAGACCGAGCTTCTCTATATCAGCGCCCTGTCCGCGGGAGTCGGATCGAACGACATCGGCCTGGACCGGGGACAGCTCGGAGGAACACGGCTCGTCAAGTTCCGGCGCGTGGGACCCCAAATTCTGATGGTTCAACCGAACACGCGGTTCCGGGCGGCCCACGGCGACGCGGATGCGCGGCGCGCCGTGGAGGATTCCTTCGCGACGTCCATTCTTTGGGGATTCCGTGTCGCGGCCGAAACCCGGGAGCGCGTCCTGGTGGATGCCACCGACTTCCTCCTTCGCGACGCCCACGGTGTCGTCCATCGGCTTCGCCCGGCCGTCTTCCGGCTCGACCGGTCGCGAAGCGCCGTGGACATGCCGCGGACGAAGGTCTTTCCGAAAAACACCGAGATGGAGGTCACGCTCACCTTCGTCGCCGACGGCGTCACAACCGGCGCCGGCGGAGGCTTCGAGAAGGGAGCCCTCGGTTACGTGGCCCCATCGGCGGATGCGGTGACGGTGCGGCAGCGCCACTCGCTCGTGGAGCTTCCCGACGACGGCTTCAAACCGCGCCGCTTTGACCCCCGGTCCGGCTTCGGCGCCATAAGCTATGAGGACGCCTCCGTTCCGCTCGGCGAACCGATCACGCAGTCCTTCATCCGCCGGCACCGGCTCGAAAAGAAGGATCCGGCCGCGGACATCAGCGATCCCGTAAAGCCGATCATTTATTACGTGGACCGCGGCGCTCCCGAACCGATGCGAACGGCCCTCATTGAAGGCGCGGCCTGGTGGAACCAGGCCTTCGAGGCGGCGGGTTTCCGCAACGCATTCCGGGTGGAACTGTTGCCCGAGGACGCCGACAGTCTCGACGTCCGATACAACATGATTCAGTGGGTCCATCGTTCGACGCGCGGCTGGAGCTACGGCGGAGGCGTCACCGACCCCCGGACCGGAGAAATCATCAAAGGACATGTCACGATCTGTTCGCTCCGCGTCCGCCAGACCTACCTGATGGCCGAGGGGCTGCTTTCGCCCTACATAACAGGCGATGAAACTCCGCCCGAACTCGAGGCCATGGCCCTGGCGCGACTGCGCCAGCTCTCGGCCCATGAAGTCGGACACGCCATCGGCTTCGGCCACAACTATTACGAAAGCACACGCGGCCGCATTTCGGTGATGGAATATCCGCATCCGCTTGTGACACTTCGCGACGACGGCACGATCGACCTCTCCGACGCCTATTCCGAGGGCATCGGCGAGTGGGACAAAGTCGCCGTCGCCTGGGGTTACCGGCACTTTCCTCCCGGAGTCGACGAGGACAAGGCGCTCGACGATCTCATCGATCAGGCCCGGGAGCGCGACTTGATTTACCTGAGCAACCAGGATGTCGATCTTCACCCCCGCGTCGACGCCTGGGCGAACGGCGTCGATGCGGCCGAAGGACTCGTTCGAATGATGAAGGTCCGCCGGGCGGCGCTCGATCGTTTCGGCGAAAACGCCGTACGGCGCGGTCGGCCGCTGGCGCTCATCGAAGAGGCGCTTGTCCCGCTCTACCTTCACCATCGCTATCAGACCGAAGCGGCCATCTCCGCGCTCGGAGGACTCGAGTATGTCTATGCCATCCGGGGTGACGGCCGCGATCCGATGAAGACGCCCGTTTCGGCCGGCCGGCAGCACGCGGCGCTCGAGGCCGTCCTCGGCACGCTCCGGCCCTCGGAACTGGCTCTTCCCGCATCGATCCTCGAGAAGCTGCCGCCTCGGCCGAGCGGTTTCGGACGTCATCGCGAGCTTTTCCCGCGGACGACCGGCCTGGTTTTCGATCCTCTCGCGCCGGCCCTGGTGAGCGCCGATCTGACCGTATCGATGATTCTTCATCCGGAGAGGGCGGCCCGGCTCGTCTCCCAGAAAGCTCTCGACCCCAACCTCCCGGGACTCGGCGAGGCCGTCGACCGTCTGATCGAAGTTGGTTTCGACACCCGTTCTTCAAACGCCTATGAAGCGGAGATCGCCCGGGGAACCGGACGGGTGATCGCCGATCGACTGATGGTTCTGGCCGCAACGGCGTCTCTGCCCCAGGTCCGCGCGATCGTCTCACACCGGCTGGAGAGGCTGCGCGACCGTCTCAAACGCAAAGACGGCACGGATGACGACACGGCGCACTTCAGGCTTGTGAGTGCTGACATCACACGTTTTCTTGAAAGGCCCGCGGAATCGTTCCGGATGCCGGCCTTCCCTGCGGCGCCGCCCGGCGCCCCGATCGGAGACCCGGGGCTGAGATGGCTTTCGCCGTGGGATACCTGGATACGCGAGTATCTTGAACACGAAAATCCCGGACGGAATTGA
- a CDS encoding alpha-L-fucosidase produces the protein MSKKIGLLFLLPAIVMSAAVLSEDETSGYVRPTDPLVLEKLEAWQDLKFGLLMHWGPYSQWGIVESWSICPEDYGWCERRKGSRPEDYFTYKKEYENLKLSFNPVGFEPERWAEAARRAGMKYVVFTTKHHDGFCMFDSKHTDYKITDPECPFHVHPKADVTRAIFDAFRAEGLWAGAYFSKPDWHSEHYWDPYFPPLDRNVNYDPELYPEKWEKFVEFTHNQILELMTDYGRVDILWLDGGWVSKKTPEQIAAGYERRHADAPSGFIKNRIINQDIRMDELAARAREKQPGLIVVDRAVRGPNQNYLTPENTVPDRMLPYPWESCIIAGGGWSWVPGAEFMTPRKAIHMLVDIAAKGGNLLLNIAPGPDGKWPEGAYTLLEAVGTWLDVNGEAIYGTRAHPPYKSGPLGFTRKKDTNTVYAVYMAGDNETQPPAEVEIEGLFPVPDADVTLLGAAGTLTWEKTGRGFRIRIPEAVRKSPPCREAWVFKFTIR, from the coding sequence ATGTCAAAAAAAATCGGGCTTTTATTTCTTCTCCCGGCGATCGTCATGAGTGCGGCGGTCCTTTCCGAAGACGAAACCTCGGGATATGTCCGCCCCACGGATCCCCTGGTGCTTGAAAAACTCGAGGCGTGGCAGGACCTGAAATTCGGACTGCTGATGCATTGGGGCCCCTACAGCCAATGGGGCATCGTCGAATCGTGGTCGATCTGCCCGGAGGATTACGGCTGGTGCGAACGACGCAAGGGGAGCCGCCCCGAAGATTACTTCACCTACAAGAAAGAATACGAAAACCTGAAGCTGTCCTTCAATCCCGTGGGCTTCGAGCCCGAAAGATGGGCCGAGGCCGCCCGGCGCGCCGGAATGAAATACGTCGTCTTCACGACCAAGCACCATGACGGGTTCTGCATGTTCGATTCAAAGCACACCGACTACAAGATCACGGACCCCGAATGTCCCTTTCATGTTCACCCGAAAGCCGATGTCACCCGGGCGATATTCGATGCGTTCCGGGCCGAGGGGCTGTGGGCCGGAGCCTATTTCTCCAAACCCGACTGGCATTCGGAACATTACTGGGATCCCTATTTCCCCCCGCTCGACCGGAATGTGAATTACGATCCGGAACTCTATCCTGAAAAGTGGGAGAAATTCGTGGAGTTCACCCACAATCAGATTCTCGAGCTGATGACGGACTACGGCCGCGTGGACATTCTCTGGCTCGACGGCGGATGGGTGAGCAAAAAAACGCCGGAACAGATCGCGGCCGGTTATGAACGACGGCACGCGGACGCGCCTTCGGGGTTCATCAAGAATCGGATCATCAACCAGGATATCCGGATGGACGAGCTGGCCGCCCGGGCGCGGGAAAAGCAGCCCGGACTCATCGTCGTCGACCGGGCGGTCCGGGGTCCCAACCAGAACTACCTGACGCCCGAAAACACCGTGCCGGACCGGATGCTGCCCTATCCGTGGGAGTCCTGCATCATCGCAGGCGGCGGATGGTCCTGGGTGCCCGGCGCCGAATTCATGACGCCGCGCAAGGCTATTCATATGCTTGTCGATATCGCGGCCAAAGGCGGAAACCTTCTGCTCAATATCGCCCCCGGTCCCGACGGAAAGTGGCCTGAAGGCGCCTACACTCTTCTCGAAGCCGTGGGGACATGGCTGGATGTGAACGGCGAGGCCATTTACGGCACGCGAGCCCATCCGCCCTATAAATCCGGCCCGCTCGGCTTCACCCGCAAAAAAGACACGAACACGGTTTACGCCGTCTATATGGCCGGCGATAACGAGACGCAACCACCCGCGGAAGTCGAGATCGAAGGCCTCTTCCCCGTTCCGGATGCCGATGTGACCCTGCTCGGCGCCGCGGGAACCCTGACATGGGAAAAAACCGGCCGCGGCTTCAGAATCCGAATCCCCGAGGCCGTGAGGAAATCCCCGCCCTGCCGGGAGGCCTGGGTGTTCAAGTTCACTATTCGTTGA